CAGTGGGCTCAGCCAGGACAGGCCGATCGGGCCCGCGCTGACGCCGTCGTAGTCGTCGACGACGAGGTACAGGTCCGGCCCGTTCCACCAGTTGCGCTCGCGCACCGCCGCGGCGGGCACCTCCACCGGGGGCAACCTGTTGCGCAGCAAGGCGTGCAGGTCGCGGAGCATGTCCGCGCCCGTCTCCGGGTCGTCGGCGTAGCCCACCAGGTGGTCGCCCAGCTCCTCCGCCGCGTCCCGCAGTTCGCTGCGGTAGTCGAACAACAGCACCTTGCTCTGCGTGGCCGGGTGCCGTTGCGTGACCTCGCGCATCAGCGCGCGCAGCAGCCCGGTGCGCTCCGGTCCCGCCTCGCCGAACACCGCGAAGTGCGGGTTGGCCTCCGGGTCCCACGTCACCGTGCTCCGCGGCTGAGGTGCTTGCGGCACAACGGGTTGGAGCTCCGGTTCCGGCTCGAGCACGGGCTCGGGCGGCAGCTCGGCGACGGGCTCCTGCGGCACGGCGGCGGGCTGCGGGGAGACCGCGCTGAACCGCGCCAGGGTCGCCGCGAGCGTCGGCAGGTCGGGGCAGCCCTGGATGCGCGGCCGGGCCACCTGGATGTCGTGGCCACCGGCCTCGACGCCCCGGCCCGCCTCGTGCAGTTCCAGCGTCGTGCCCAGCTTGGACCGCATCTGCCGGTCGATCGCCTGCCAGCTGTCCGTCGCCAGCGCCAGGTGCACGCCGTAGAGCGGCCCGGAGTCGACCAGGTGCTCCACCAGCGGCACCAGGTCGGGGAAGCGCTCGCGCAGCTGCGGCCAGCCGTCGATGAGCAGGAACACGTCCGACGGCCAGTCGTCCAGCGGTTCGCCGTGCAGCCTGCGCTGCCGGAGCACCTCGATCGACTCGATGCCCAGCGAGGAGAACAGCGCCTCCCGCGAGCGGACCACCTGCCCGGCCCGGTACACCAGCTCGGCGATCTGCTCGGGCTCGTCGGCGCCTGCGCTGCCCAGGACGTTGCCCAGCTCCCGCAGCGTGCTCAGCGGCCGGTCCCCGGGGTCGAGGTCCACCAGCAGGCAGCCGACCTGGTCGGCCGGGTGCCGCAGCGCCAGCGAGGCCAGCAGCGTGCACAGCGCCGTCGAGGTGCCCGACCCCGGCTGGCCGTAGGCGGCCAGGTGCCCGTGCGGTCCGGCGAAGTCGAACAGCAGCGAGTAGTGCGCGAGCGCCCCCGGGTCGTCGAGCACGCCGATCGGCGTCGACAGCCGCTCCTGCGGGGAGAAGTGCGTGTGCTTGGCCAGCAACCGCCCGTCGTCGGTGATCACCAGCGGGTACAGCACGGTGTCCAGGTCGTGCGGGGCCGGAGCGGGCAGCCACGCGGTCGGCGGCGGCGGACTCCACCCGGCCAGCGTCCTGACCAGCCGGGAGGCCGAGGTGCCGCTGGTCACCGCCTGGAACTCGGTGATCCCGGTCATCCCGGTGCGCAGGAAACCGGAGCCGGGGTTGCGCACCGGCAGCCGCGCAGCGTCCGGGGTGCCCAGCGCGATCCGCGAGGTCTCCTCGTCGTTGGTGCGCAAGGCGATCCGCCACGCCAGGTGGCTGTAGAGGCCGCGGAACTGCTCGCTGTCGATCTCGTTGGTCGTCAGCACCAGGTGCAGCCCGCCGCGCGGACCGGCCTTGGCCGCCCAGAGCAGGGTCTCCCGCAGCGCCGGGTCCGCGGCGAGCACGTCGTAGCCCGCGACGGCGCACACGATCGCGGGCAGCTGCGGCAGGTTGTCCCCGGCCTGGATCGCCTCCTGGTACTCCAGGAACCTCGGGTGCCCGCCGTCCATCTGGAGCTGGTGCCTGCGGTCCACCTCGCCCTGCAGCTGCTCGGTCATCCGGCGCCGCTGGCGCGGGCAGTGCGCCAGGTCCAGCGCCGTGCCGAGCACGTGCGGCAGTCCGGCCACCTCCTCCAGCTCCGGCGCGTCCCGGTGCCCGAGCAGCACGAAGTTCACCGCCTCCGGCGGGTGGGTCAGCGCCAGCCCGAGCAGCACGTCGCGCAGCAGCTCGTCGCGGCCGCTGCCGTCGGCGCCGACGATCAGGCCGTGCGGGCCGAAGCCCCCGGCCTCCACCTGCTTCAGGTCGAGCACCACCGGCGCCCCGGCCGGGTCCAGCCCGATCGGCGCGCGCAGCCTGCGGTCGTAGGGGCGCGGCGGCCACGCGGGCTGCGGGTGCAGCGCCTCGATCCCCGGCACGCCGAGCAGGCGCAGCAGGTCCGGGGCCGGCTCGGCCATCGGCGCCGCGGATCCGCTTGCGGGATCGCGCATTGTCCTCGCCGGCTCGCTCGCGGGATCCCGCATCGGAACGGTCTCGGGGTTCATCGCAGTGCGTCCTCCTCCGCGAGCGGTGCCTGCCAGACCCCGTCGGTGTGACACGCGGTCTGCACCAGCGTCGAGTTGCCGTCCGGTCCGATGAGCACCGCGCGGCCCGGCGGCAGCGGGCTCGGCGCGACCGGCCCGAACAGCGGTCCCTCCTGCGGGTCGCCGGACAGCAGCACCCCGGTCGCCCCCGCCGCGCGCACGGCGGTGAGGATCGGCCCGGAGTGCGCCTTGGCCGCCCCGGCGGTCGACCGCGCGAGCACCACGTGCAGCCCGATCCGCCCGCCCGCGGGCAGCAGCGGCAACAGGGGCAGCAGCGGGTCGTGCGTGGGGCCGCTGAGGTGGTCGTAGTCGTCGACGATCAGGAAGATCTCCGGTCCGGCCCAGCCCTGCCCGGTGCCCTCGGCGGCCGCGGCGTCGGCGGCGGCCAGCCGGGCGCTCATCGCGGTGCACAGGTCCTCGACGATCGGCTGCAGCGACTCCGGGTTGGGCGCGAAGCCCGCCAGGTGGTTGCCCAGCCGTGTCGGCAGGTCAGCCAGCCCGCCGCGGTGGTCGGTCAGCACGATCCGCGCGGCCCCGGGATCGCAGTTCTCCGCGATGCCCAGCATGAGCAGGCGCAGCAGGTTGGTCCGCCCGCTGCCCGGCTCGCCGTAGATCAGCATGTGCGCGGTGCCGAACGGGTCCAGCGACACCGGGGCCAGCGCCTCGTCCACCCCGATCGGGAAGGCCGCGCCCGGCGCGGGCGGCAGCTGCTCCGGCCGCACCAGCGTCGGCATCGGCTCCAGCCTCGGCACGCTCATCCCGGTGCCGAACTGGGCGATCAGCTCGCACACCTCGGCGGGCGTCGCCGTCCTCGGCAGCACCGGCGCGGCCAGCTGGAAGTGCCGCGGTACGCCGGGGGCCCCGTCCGGCCTGGGGTCGATCAGGATGCCCCGGCCCGGCACGTCCAGCGGGACCTGCTCGGCCAGCCGCGCCTCCACCAGGGAGCTCTGCGGCTCGTCCAGGCGCAGCTCCAGGCGGGTCGGCACCAGCTCGACCAGCTGCGGCGGCAGCGCGGCCCAGCAGTCGGCGGTGAACACCAGGTGCACGCCGACCAGCGGCCCGCGCGCGGCGATCTCCAGCAGCGCCGCCTCGGCCCCCGGGTGCTCGTGCAGCAGCCGCGGGAGGCCGTCGATCACCAGGAAGACCTCGCGGGGGAGCGGGCCCTGGTCGCCCGAAGACCCGCTTGCGGGGTCGAGCATCTGCGCCGAGGACTCCAGCAGCTGCCGGAACCCGGTCGGCGAGCTCACACCGTTCGCCCGGCACAGCTCGGTGCGGGTGCGGGCGATCCTGGTCAGCTCGCCGAGCACCCGGCGGACCAGGCCGGGATCGCCCGGCCCGGACACCGTCGCGGTGTGCGGCAGTCCGTCCAGCTCGGCCAGCCCGGCCCGGTCACCGCCGCCGAAGTCCAGGCAGTAGAACCCGGCCTCGCGCGGGGTGTGGGTGACCGCGAGCGTGGTCAGCAGGGTCAGCAGCGCCGTGGTGCCGCCCGAGCCCGGCCGGCCGCACACTGCGACGTGCCCGCCGCCGCGCCCCAGGTCCAGCTCCAGCCGGGGCAGCTCCCCGTCCGGTCCGCTGACGTGGTGGTCCAGCCTGCCCAGCGGCACGCTCATCCGGCCCGGCTGCCACTGGTCGGTGGACAGGCCGCGCTCCGGGTCGATCGACAGCCAGCCCAGCACCTCGGCCAGCGGCATCGGCCGCAGCGGCGGCGGCCACAGCGCCCTCGGCCGGGGCGGGGCCCAGCCGGCCACCCGGTCCGCCACCGGCTGCACGAGCCCGGCCTGGTCCGGGGCCTGGAACAGCACGGAAGGACCGACCGGGCCGGTCAGGAAGCCCGCGCCGGGCGGCAGCCCGTAGGCGTCCTCGGTGCCCAGCAGCATCCGGGACTCCGCGGGGGAACCGGCGCCGAGCACGATCCGGCAGGACAGGCTGCGCTCCAAGCCGCCGAGCGCGCCGGGGTCCAGCCGCTCGCCGGAGACCAGCAGGTGCATGCCGAGCGCCTCGCCCTGCTCGGCCAGCCGCAGCAGCGCGTCGCGCACCTCCAGCGACTGGCCGACCAGCGCGTCGTAGTGGTCGACGGCGATCACCATCGGCCGCATCGGCTGCTGCTGGGCTGCCTTGCGGGCCTGGTTGTACTCCTCCATGCTGCGCGCGCCCAGCGCCCCCATCCAGCCCAGCCGCTCGTCGGCCAGCCAGTGCAGGAACCGCGCCAGCCTGGCGAACAGGCTCGGGTCGATGTCGAAGCGCGCGGGGTGCGGCGGGTACTGGCCGACGACGCCGAGCACCTGCGGCAGCCGTTCCAGCCCGCGGAACGAGCCGCCGAGGTGGTCGACCAGCAGCAGCTCCAGCTGCGCGGGGTGGTGGTGCACGGCCAGGCCGAGCACCAGCGAGCGCAGCAGCTCCGTCTTGCCCGAGCCCGCCGCGCCGACCAGCAGCGCGTGCGGCCCGTTGCCGCCGTGGTGGCTGGGGTTGAGGTCCAGGGTCACGGGGGCGCCGGTGCCGTCGAAGCCGATCGGCACCCGCAGCGTCCGCTCGGGCGGGCGGACCGCCCAGCACCGCTCCGGGTCGAGCTGGTCCACGCTGACCACACCGTGCTGGCGCGGGAGGTCGGCCTCTGCTGCGCCGGTCATCACTGTCCTCCGGGGGAAGGGCGCCTGCGCTGCCGGGCATTATCCACAGTGACCACACGGCCACCCACCCGGATCAGCTTTCCTTGGCATCTCAATGAGTTTCGGTTCCGAGCAACCCGGGGCCGGGGAGCTTCCGTCTCTAGGGCATGAGACGCATAGCAACCGTAGTCGGCACCGGAGCGCTGTTGCTCGCCATGGCGGCGTGTGGCTCGGAGGTGGGCTTCGGCGGCCAGCCGTCGAACAAGCCGACCGCGACCAGCACGCCCGGTCAGCCGACGTCCGACCCGAACATCGCGATCCCGAAGCCGCCCGAGGGCGGCACCGCGATCCCGGACAAGCAGCTGGACCCGGCCAGCCAGGACATGGACGGCTACAAGCGCCTGGTCTGGACGAAGGACAACGGTGCCACGGTCGGCACCTACGGCCGCGAGGGCGGGTGCAGCAAGGTCACCGGTGAGGCCGTCGAGCAGACGGACAAGAGCATCAAGCTCCTGCTGACCGAGAAGGTTCCGGCCAAACCCCAGGCTTGCACGATGGACATGCGCTACCCACCGGTCGAGGTGAAGCTGGCCAAGCCGCTGGGCGAGCGCACCGTCTCCGTCGAGCAGCGGATCGAGAAGAAGTAGGGCTCGTCCGTGGGGTCTCGTTCGATGAGAGCCTGCCTCGGCCGGAGGCCGAAGCCGGGACACAGCGAGGTCGTTCCCGGCGGCGCCGCCAGGGGCGGCCTCGGCCCGGCTGTCGCGAACACGGACTCCGCGGACACGCCCTCCCGCGTTGAGGGCGGCGCGACCGGCAGCAGGGGCCGGAAGCGCCGCCTTCCGCATCAGGGTCACTCGCCGAACACCGCGGTCAGCGCACTGATGGCGACCAGCACCGTCAGCAAGGTGACGAGCGCGTTGGCCACCCGCCACCGCTCCGGCACGGTGTAGAGCACCTCGGTCTCCGGCCCGGCGGGCACGCCCAGTGGCGCGAGGTCGGAGCGCATCGGCGCCACGTGCCCGTCCGTGCTGGACGCGCACACCAGCAGCGCCGCTCTGCCCACAGTGGACAGTTCCGGCCGCTCCCCGGTGATCTCCGGAGCCGGCACCTCGGCGAGATTCTCTTTCACTGCCAAGGCATCCAGTCGTTCCGTCCATCGCTTCGACCACTCCGCCAAGCTCGGTTCGCCGTGGTCCCGCTCCACCTGAACGGCGAGATCCGCCCGCAACGCGGCGAGAACCCGTTCCTTGCCGAGCTCGTGGAGCTCCACTGTGGACAGTCCATCGATCCGCGACGGCCAGCACCGCGTCAGCCCGAGTTCGAGCGCGTGATCGGCTTCGTCCGGCGGTGAGTGCGTCGCGAACACCGTCTCCAGCATCGCCGCCGACGCCACGCCCGCGTGCGCGATCGAGCGCAGGTCCTGCCGGGTGATCCGCAGGTCCAGCGGGGTGATCGCGGCCGAGCGCTCCGGTTCCTGCTCGACGCCCAGCTCGCGGAACACCGGCTCCCGCCACTCTGGCGGAACCGGTCCCCAGAACGCCCCGGCTCGGTCCCACGCGACCACGTACTCGGAGATGTTCGGCAGGTCCTCGGCGTCCTCGATGTCCTCCGCGGGAAGGCCGTAGAAGCCGGGATCGCGCCCGCTCGCGGCGATGATGCCCGTCGCCGCGATGAGCACCGCACTCGTCCGCAACCCCTGCGCCACCGAGAGCGCCGAGGGGTCCAGCCAGATCACGGAGGCGCTGTGCGAGTTCGGCTTGGAGGTCTCCACCAGACCGACGTGGCCGTCCTGCCGCGTCAGCCAGCTCACGCCCCACGGCACGACACCGTTGCGCCGGGTGAGGAACGCGAGCACCGCGACGACCACCGCCGGGACGGTGATCATCCACCACGGCGGCGCGAACTCCGGGTTCACTACCGGCCCGAGCACCGCGCAGGCCACCGACCCGGCTAGCAAGGTCCATCGTGCCAGGGGCAGCGAACTGTCGCCGGTCTCGCCGGAGATCGGCAGCGACCACGCGGGCAGCCAGGGGTACTGGTTCATGGCGTGGAGTATTGCC
The window above is part of the Allokutzneria albata genome. Proteins encoded here:
- a CDS encoding FtsK/SpoIIIE domain-containing protein, which translates into the protein MAEPAPDLLRLLGVPGIEALHPQPAWPPRPYDRRLRAPIGLDPAGAPVVLDLKQVEAGGFGPHGLIVGADGSGRDELLRDVLLGLALTHPPEAVNFVLLGHRDAPELEEVAGLPHVLGTALDLAHCPRQRRRMTEQLQGEVDRRHQLQMDGGHPRFLEYQEAIQAGDNLPQLPAIVCAVAGYDVLAADPALRETLLWAAKAGPRGGLHLVLTTNEIDSEQFRGLYSHLAWRIALRTNDEETSRIALGTPDAARLPVRNPGSGFLRTGMTGITEFQAVTSGTSASRLVRTLAGWSPPPPTAWLPAPAPHDLDTVLYPLVITDDGRLLAKHTHFSPQERLSTPIGVLDDPGALAHYSLLFDFAGPHGHLAAYGQPGSGTSTALCTLLASLALRHPADQVGCLLVDLDPGDRPLSTLRELGNVLGSAGADEPEQIAELVYRAGQVVRSREALFSSLGIESIEVLRQRRLHGEPLDDWPSDVFLLIDGWPQLRERFPDLVPLVEHLVDSGPLYGVHLALATDSWQAIDRQMRSKLGTTLELHEAGRGVEAGGHDIQVARPRIQGCPDLPTLAATLARFSAVSPQPAAVPQEPVAELPPEPVLEPEPELQPVVPQAPQPRSTVTWDPEANPHFAVFGEAGPERTGLLRALMREVTQRHPATQSKVLLFDYRSELRDAAEELGDHLVGYADDPETGADMLRDLHALLRNRLPPVEVPAAAVRERNWWNGPDLYLVVDDYDGVSAGPIGLSWLSPLLPIADDLGFHLLLSCTPRVPEDLADDPLLDRLCAMYAPREG
- the eccCb gene encoding type VII secretion protein EccCb, which translates into the protein MTGAAEADLPRQHGVVSVDQLDPERCWAVRPPERTLRVPIGFDGTGAPVTLDLNPSHHGGNGPHALLVGAAGSGKTELLRSLVLGLAVHHHPAQLELLLVDHLGGSFRGLERLPQVLGVVGQYPPHPARFDIDPSLFARLARFLHWLADERLGWMGALGARSMEEYNQARKAAQQQPMRPMVIAVDHYDALVGQSLEVRDALLRLAEQGEALGMHLLVSGERLDPGALGGLERSLSCRIVLGAGSPAESRMLLGTEDAYGLPPGAGFLTGPVGPSVLFQAPDQAGLVQPVADRVAGWAPPRPRALWPPPLRPMPLAEVLGWLSIDPERGLSTDQWQPGRMSVPLGRLDHHVSGPDGELPRLELDLGRGGGHVAVCGRPGSGGTTALLTLLTTLAVTHTPREAGFYCLDFGGGDRAGLAELDGLPHTATVSGPGDPGLVRRVLGELTRIARTRTELCRANGVSSPTGFRQLLESSAQMLDPASGSSGDQGPLPREVFLVIDGLPRLLHEHPGAEAALLEIAARGPLVGVHLVFTADCWAALPPQLVELVPTRLELRLDEPQSSLVEARLAEQVPLDVPGRGILIDPRPDGAPGVPRHFQLAAPVLPRTATPAEVCELIAQFGTGMSVPRLEPMPTLVRPEQLPPAPGAAFPIGVDEALAPVSLDPFGTAHMLIYGEPGSGRTNLLRLLMLGIAENCDPGAARIVLTDHRGGLADLPTRLGNHLAGFAPNPESLQPIVEDLCTAMSARLAAADAAAAEGTGQGWAGPEIFLIVDDYDHLSGPTHDPLLPLLPLLPAGGRIGLHVVLARSTAGAAKAHSGPILTAVRAAGATGVLLSGDPQEGPLFGPVAPSPLPPGRAVLIGPDGNSTLVQTACHTDGVWQAPLAEEDALR